A genomic region of Micromonospora sp. NBRC 110009 contains the following coding sequences:
- a CDS encoding class I SAM-dependent methyltransferase, translated as MPEPLDAALTEVRALLLDPALTRAVAAGRQRGQRPTVVRAELRPVTLKAGPRLQISTSDGARPYTRNVAPGAEAGAAVDALLAEPFGNWHVETADTTLQLRVTKSGEAQVHRAAATRPAPEPGGHDRAKDWLLDPGDPLFAEIGGSAAKRRQVDAFLRALSATLPEDLTGPLRVVDLGCGNAYLTFAAYRFLTRRGLDVELVGVDVREDQRERNTALAERLGWADRVRFVAGTIADAVVEPAPDLVLALHACDTATDEALARAVRWEARWVLAAPCCHHDLAAQLRARPTPAPYELLTRQGILRERFADVLTDALRAGLLRLHGYRAEVVEFVDSRHTPRNLLIRARRTGSAPTDDQRAEYRELVGQWGITPRLSTLLGAAD; from the coding sequence ATGCCGGAACCCCTGGACGCCGCGCTGACCGAGGTGCGGGCGTTGCTGCTCGACCCCGCCCTGACCCGGGCGGTCGCCGCCGGCCGGCAGCGCGGGCAGCGCCCCACGGTGGTCCGGGCCGAGCTGCGCCCGGTCACCCTGAAGGCCGGCCCCCGGCTGCAGATCTCCACCTCGGACGGCGCCCGGCCGTACACCCGGAACGTGGCGCCCGGCGCGGAGGCGGGGGCGGCGGTCGACGCGCTGCTCGCCGAGCCGTTCGGCAACTGGCATGTGGAGACGGCCGACACCACGCTCCAGCTCCGGGTGACCAAGTCCGGCGAGGCGCAGGTGCACCGGGCGGCGGCGACCCGCCCCGCTCCGGAGCCGGGCGGGCACGACCGGGCCAAGGACTGGCTGCTCGACCCGGGCGACCCGCTCTTCGCCGAGATCGGCGGCTCGGCGGCCAAGCGCCGCCAGGTCGACGCGTTCCTGCGGGCGCTGTCGGCCACCCTGCCGGAGGACCTGACCGGGCCGTTGCGCGTGGTCGACCTGGGCTGCGGCAACGCGTACCTGACCTTCGCGGCGTACCGGTTCCTCACCCGACGCGGGTTGGACGTCGAGCTGGTCGGGGTGGACGTCCGGGAGGACCAGCGCGAGCGCAACACCGCGCTGGCCGAGCGGCTGGGCTGGGCCGACCGGGTGCGCTTCGTGGCCGGCACCATCGCCGACGCGGTGGTCGAGCCGGCCCCCGACCTGGTGCTGGCGCTGCACGCCTGCGACACCGCGACCGACGAGGCGCTGGCCCGCGCCGTCCGGTGGGAAGCCCGGTGGGTGCTCGCCGCCCCGTGCTGCCACCACGACCTGGCGGCCCAACTGCGGGCCCGGCCCACGCCCGCGCCGTACGAGCTGCTCACCCGGCAGGGGATCCTGCGCGAGCGGTTCGCCGACGTGCTGACCGACGCGCTGCGGGCCGGCCTGCTCCGGCTGCACGGCTATCGGGCCGAGGTGGTGGAGTTCGTCGACTCGCGACACACCCCGCGGAACCTGCTGATCCGGGCCCGGCGGACCGGGAGCGCGCCGACCGACGACCAGCGCGCCGAATATCGGGAGCTGGTCGGCCAGTGGGGCATCACGCCCCGGCTGTCGACGCTGCTCGGCGCGGCGGACTAG
- a CDS encoding TetR/AcrR family transcriptional regulator: MTAVGNGAQTAGRPTRLPRSARRKQLLAAAQEVFVAQGYHAAAMDDIAERAGVSKPVLYQHFPGKMELYLALLDTHCDAIVAKVHDAMRSTTDNKERVGASVRAYFDFVDHESEAFRLVFESDLRNDPAVRQRVERVKQGSIAAITDTIISDTGVSRAHAELLASGLVGTAETAAQFWLAGGRQVPKAEAEALVAALSWRGIASFPLQGESA; the protein is encoded by the coding sequence ATGACCGCTGTGGGGAACGGTGCGCAGACCGCCGGCCGGCCCACCCGCCTGCCCCGCTCGGCCCGGCGCAAGCAGCTGCTCGCGGCCGCCCAGGAGGTGTTCGTCGCACAGGGCTACCACGCCGCCGCGATGGACGACATCGCCGAGCGGGCGGGAGTCTCCAAGCCCGTGCTCTACCAGCACTTCCCGGGCAAGATGGAGCTCTACCTGGCGCTGCTGGACACGCACTGTGACGCCATCGTGGCCAAGGTGCACGACGCGATGCGCAGCACCACCGACAACAAGGAGCGGGTCGGCGCCTCGGTGCGCGCCTACTTCGACTTCGTCGACCACGAGAGCGAAGCGTTCCGGCTGGTCTTCGAGTCGGACCTGCGCAACGACCCGGCCGTCCGGCAGCGGGTGGAGCGGGTCAAGCAGGGCTCCATCGCCGCGATCACCGACACCATCATCTCGGACACCGGCGTGAGCCGGGCGCACGCCGAGCTGCTCGCCTCCGGCCTGGTCGGCACGGCGGAGACGGCCGCCCAGTTCTGGCTGGCGGGCGGCCGGCAGGTGCCCAAGGCGGAGGCCGAGGCGCTGGTCGCGGCCCTCTCCTGGCGGGGCATCGCCAGCTTCCCGCTGCAAGGTGAGTCAGCCTGA
- a CDS encoding helix-turn-helix domain-containing protein — MGSAEVSPQMAFARFVRRAIDDAREERGWTVTDLATHTGVGRSTVFRWLAGDWQDYPELAKVRGFCAALDLPVAAAFRALGLPDAGPVPRRRGEDGPVEADVRVILERLADPSVPAEEKHHIRDLLRYLARRPVRRAG, encoded by the coding sequence ATGGGTTCCGCAGAGGTTTCGCCGCAGATGGCCTTCGCGCGCTTCGTACGGCGCGCAATCGACGATGCCCGCGAGGAACGCGGCTGGACGGTGACCGACCTGGCCACGCACACCGGCGTGGGCCGCTCCACCGTGTTCCGCTGGCTGGCCGGCGACTGGCAGGACTACCCCGAGCTGGCCAAGGTGCGCGGCTTCTGCGCGGCCCTCGACCTGCCGGTGGCGGCCGCGTTCCGCGCGCTCGGGCTGCCCGACGCCGGCCCGGTCCCCCGCCGCCGCGGCGAGGACGGCCCGGTGGAGGCGGACGTCCGGGTGATCCTGGAACGGCTGGCCGACCCGAGTGTGCCCGCGGAGGAGAAGCACCACATCCGCGACCTGCTCCGCTACCTGGCCCGCCGCCCGGTCCGCCGGGCCGGCTGA
- a CDS encoding DEAD/DEAH box helicase: MSEQTQGQVLAPTAPVRPEAPTFAELGARQETVEALAAAGITRAFAIQEYALPIGLRGVDLIGQAPTGTGKTLGFGIPLLERVFAPAEGGDGVPQALVVVPTRELGLQVAKDLDAAGRTRGVRVLPIYGGVAYEPQIDALRKGVEILVGTPGRLLDLAKQKHLRLDRVHALVLDEADRMLDLGFLDDVEKILAMLPEDRQTMLFSATMPDPIVALSRRFLRRPVTIHAGHTAETGPSPQTQQLVYRTHSMNKVEIVARILQAEGRGLTMIFTRTKRAADRVAEDLDFRGFAVAAVHGDLGQGARERALRAFRAGKIDILVATDVAARGLDVTGVTHVINYDCPEDQDTYTHRIGRTGRAGASGVAVTFVDWDDMPRWRIIDKTLGLDMPEPPETYHTSPHLYTDLDISRDISGTLPTAERTRAGLSAEVEEDLGGGRSRRGERGSRRGEGRGRERRHGRGGDTGAAPEGEATEASAEEGTRTPRHRRRRRAGEVVAAEPTAAISTAGGAEPAVAAADGESAPKPRRRRRRRGGGGSGTGTPAEATAD; encoded by the coding sequence ATGAGCGAGCAGACTCAAGGCCAGGTACTGGCCCCCACCGCTCCGGTCCGTCCGGAGGCTCCCACGTTCGCCGAGCTCGGCGCCCGCCAGGAGACCGTCGAGGCCCTGGCCGCCGCCGGCATCACCCGCGCCTTCGCCATCCAGGAGTACGCGCTGCCGATCGGGCTGCGCGGCGTCGACCTGATCGGCCAGGCGCCGACCGGCACCGGCAAGACCCTCGGCTTCGGCATCCCGCTGCTGGAGCGCGTCTTCGCCCCCGCCGAGGGCGGCGACGGCGTGCCGCAGGCGCTGGTCGTCGTCCCCACCCGCGAGCTGGGCCTCCAGGTCGCCAAGGACCTCGACGCCGCGGGTCGCACCCGGGGCGTCCGGGTGCTGCCGATCTACGGCGGCGTCGCGTACGAGCCGCAGATCGACGCGCTGCGCAAGGGCGTCGAGATCCTGGTCGGCACTCCCGGCCGGCTGCTGGACCTGGCCAAGCAGAAGCACCTCCGGCTCGACCGGGTGCACGCGCTGGTGCTCGACGAGGCCGACCGGATGCTCGACCTGGGCTTCCTGGACGACGTCGAGAAGATCCTGGCGATGCTGCCGGAGGACCGGCAGACCATGCTCTTCTCGGCCACCATGCCGGACCCGATCGTCGCGCTCTCCCGGCGCTTCCTGCGCCGGCCGGTGACCATCCACGCCGGGCACACCGCCGAGACGGGCCCGTCGCCGCAGACGCAGCAGCTGGTCTACCGCACCCACTCGATGAACAAGGTCGAGATCGTGGCGCGCATCCTCCAAGCGGAGGGCCGCGGGCTGACCATGATCTTCACCCGCACCAAGCGGGCCGCCGACCGGGTGGCCGAGGACCTCGACTTCCGCGGTTTCGCGGTCGCCGCCGTCCACGGCGACCTGGGCCAGGGGGCGCGCGAGCGGGCGCTGCGGGCGTTCCGGGCGGGCAAGATCGACATCCTGGTCGCCACCGACGTGGCGGCCCGCGGGCTCGACGTCACCGGCGTCACCCACGTCATCAACTACGACTGCCCCGAGGACCAGGACACCTACACCCACCGGATCGGCCGCACCGGCCGAGCCGGGGCGTCCGGTGTCGCGGTGACCTTCGTCGACTGGGACGACATGCCCCGCTGGCGGATCATCGACAAGACCCTCGGGCTCGACATGCCGGAGCCGCCGGAGACCTACCACACCTCCCCGCACCTCTACACCGACCTGGACATCTCCCGGGACATCAGCGGCACGCTGCCGACCGCCGAGCGCACCCGCGCCGGCCTGTCGGCCGAGGTCGAGGAGGACCTGGGCGGTGGCCGGTCGCGGCGCGGCGAGCGCGGCTCGCGGCGCGGCGAAGGCCGGGGCCGGGAGCGCCGCCATGGTCGCGGGGGCGACACCGGCGCGGCGCCCGAGGGCGAGGCCACCGAGGCGTCCGCCGAGGAAGGCACCCGTACTCCGCGCCACCGCCGGCGCCGCCGGGCCGGCGAGGTGGTCGCCGCCGAGCCGACCGCGGCGATCTCCACCGCGGGTGGCGCGGAGCCGGCCGTCGCGGCCGCCGACGGCGAGTCGGCGCCCAAGCCGCGCCGCCGCCGGCGCCGTCGCGGTGGCGGTGGTTCGGGCACCGGTACGCCGGCCGAGGCGACCGCCGACTGA
- a CDS encoding ferritin-like fold-containing protein, producing MSAPDPAVADLLGLVAYGELLAFDRLAADARLAPDLRRRAALCEMAAAEIAHYRWIADRITALGATPDEAMTPYAEALEAYHDSTEPKDWLEAVTKAYVGDAITDDFLREIADGLDGPDRQLILDVLHDSRYAGFAAAEIRAAIEADPRVANRLSMWARRLLGEALSQAGRVAAADRGALTALIARRADVSALFRRLTDAHTARMTAAGLNN from the coding sequence GTGTCCGCCCCCGACCCCGCCGTGGCCGACCTGCTCGGCCTCGTGGCGTACGGCGAGCTGCTCGCCTTCGACCGGCTTGCCGCCGACGCCCGCCTCGCCCCCGACCTGCGGCGCCGCGCGGCGCTCTGCGAGATGGCCGCCGCCGAGATCGCGCACTACCGGTGGATCGCCGACCGGATCACCGCCCTCGGCGCGACACCCGACGAGGCCATGACCCCGTACGCGGAGGCGCTCGAGGCGTACCACGACTCGACCGAGCCGAAGGACTGGCTGGAGGCGGTGACCAAGGCGTACGTGGGGGACGCGATCACCGACGACTTCCTTCGGGAGATCGCCGACGGGCTGGACGGGCCCGACCGTCAGCTCATCCTCGACGTCCTGCACGACTCGCGGTACGCCGGGTTCGCCGCCGCCGAGATCCGGGCGGCCATCGAGGCCGACCCCCGGGTGGCCAACCGGCTCTCCATGTGGGCCCGACGGCTGCTCGGTGAGGCGCTCTCGCAGGCCGGGCGGGTGGCCGCCGCCGACCGGGGCGCGCTCACCGCGCTGATCGCCCGCCGGGCCGACGTGTCGGCGCTGTTCCGCCGGCTGACCGACGCACACACCGCCCGGATGACCGCGGCGGGGCTGAACAACTGA
- a CDS encoding alpha/beta fold hydrolase, with protein MKPASLWPDHHLPVHHVPPPWPGREVVLDGTVTYVRETPATGPDAEPALYVHGLGGSAQNWTDLAGLLADRLDGQAIDLPGFGRSEPGRRYTIPAFADRVVRWIEQSGRWPVHLFGNSLGGAVTVRVAALRPDLVRTLTLISPALPFLDFRRSLQGRMLPLLAVPRGERLAAWRLTQLAPEVMAQQVMEACIADLTRISEQRRLEAVEEIRIRYEAAHYAAAYVRTFRGLVSSFLRSYLPGTGSLWRLAGSVRAPTLVVGGRQDRLVDVRVAPQAARVIPDSRLLMLDGVGHVAQLEVPRTVARAVLGLLADAGGHASLGGPEESARRRDMAG; from the coding sequence ATGAAGCCCGCCTCCCTCTGGCCGGACCACCACCTGCCCGTGCATCACGTCCCACCGCCCTGGCCCGGCCGGGAGGTGGTGCTCGACGGCACGGTCACCTACGTCCGGGAGACCCCGGCCACCGGCCCGGACGCCGAGCCGGCGCTCTACGTGCACGGCCTCGGCGGGTCCGCACAGAACTGGACGGACCTGGCCGGCCTGCTCGCCGACCGGCTCGACGGGCAGGCCATCGACCTGCCCGGCTTCGGCCGCAGCGAGCCCGGCCGGCGATACACGATCCCGGCCTTCGCCGACCGGGTGGTCCGCTGGATCGAGCAGAGCGGCCGGTGGCCGGTGCACCTGTTCGGCAACTCGCTGGGCGGCGCGGTCACCGTCCGGGTGGCGGCCCTGCGTCCGGACCTGGTCCGCACCCTGACCCTGATCTCCCCGGCGCTGCCGTTCCTGGACTTCCGGCGCTCGTTGCAGGGGCGGATGCTGCCGTTGCTGGCGGTCCCCCGCGGCGAGCGGCTGGCCGCCTGGCGGCTGACCCAGCTCGCCCCCGAGGTGATGGCCCAGCAGGTGATGGAGGCGTGCATCGCCGACCTGACCCGGATCAGCGAGCAGCGCCGGCTGGAGGCGGTCGAGGAGATCCGGATCCGCTACGAGGCCGCCCACTACGCCGCCGCGTACGTCCGGACCTTCCGCGGCCTGGTCTCCAGCTTCCTGCGCTCGTACCTGCCGGGGACGGGCTCGCTGTGGCGGCTGGCCGGGTCGGTGCGGGCGCCCACCCTGGTGGTCGGGGGACGGCAGGACCGGCTGGTCGACGTGCGGGTGGCGCCGCAGGCGGCCCGGGTCATCCCGGACAGCCGGCTGCTGATGCTCGACGGGGTCGGGCACGTGGCCCAGCTGGAGGTGCCCCGGACCGTGGCCCGGGCGGTGCTGGGCCTGCTCGCCGACGCCGGGGGACACGCGTCGCTCGGCGGACCGGAGGAGAGCGCCCGCCGCCGGGACATGGCAGGCTGA
- a CDS encoding DUF3107 domain-containing protein: MEVKIGVQYAPRELVLESAQSPAEIEQIVTDAVAKGEGTLSLTDEKGRRVIVPVGKVAYVEIAEAAPRAVGFTVR; this comes from the coding sequence GTGGAGGTCAAGATCGGCGTGCAGTACGCGCCGCGGGAGCTGGTCCTGGAGAGCGCGCAGTCGCCGGCCGAGATCGAGCAGATCGTGACCGACGCCGTCGCCAAGGGTGAGGGCACCCTCTCCCTGACCGACGAGAAGGGCCGGCGGGTCATCGTGCCGGTCGGCAAGGTCGCCTACGTCGAGATCGCGGAGGCCGCGCCCCGCGCGGTCGGGTTCACCGTCCGCTGA
- a CDS encoding heavy-metal-associated domain-containing protein codes for MTEQRSVVQTYAVTGMTCEHCVRAVTAELSALPGVDEVRIDLAAGTATVTSSEALPIESVRAAVDEAGYELAGGIA; via the coding sequence ATGACCGAGCAGCGATCCGTCGTCCAGACGTACGCCGTCACCGGGATGACCTGCGAGCACTGCGTGCGGGCGGTGACCGCCGAACTCTCCGCCCTGCCCGGCGTCGACGAGGTGCGGATCGACCTGGCCGCCGGCACGGCCACGGTGACCAGCAGCGAGGCGCTGCCGATCGAGTCCGTCCGGGCCGCCGTCGACGAGGCGGGCTACGAACTGGCGGGCGGCATTGCCTGA